One segment of bacterium DNA contains the following:
- a CDS encoding nitroreductase family protein codes for MLEILRNRRSVRKFTDQPIEEDKINLLTEALVRSPSSRSINPWEFVFVGDRETIGRLSRCKPHGAGFLAGALLAVVIVGDTASSDTCIEDCSIAAITLQYAAESLGLKSCWCQVRLREHGDGKSAEDYVRELVGIPENYLVECIVGIGYPGEGKEGHDRESLDWGKVHRNTFSEQ; via the coding sequence ATGCTTGAAATACTTCGAAACCGCCGCTCCGTCCGCAAGTTCACAGACCAGCCCATTGAAGAGGACAAGATCAACCTGCTCACCGAGGCCCTGGTCCGCTCCCCGTCATCCCGCTCCATCAATCCGTGGGAGTTCGTTTTTGTGGGGGATCGGGAGACCATCGGAAGGCTTTCGCGATGTAAACCTCACGGAGCCGGGTTCCTGGCAGGGGCGCTCCTGGCGGTGGTTATAGTTGGGGACACGGCGAGCTCTGACACCTGCATCGAGGACTGTTCCATTGCAGCCATAACCTTGCAGTATGCGGCTGAATCTCTGGGTCTTAAAAGCTGCTGGTGTCAGGTTAGGCTCAGGGAGCACGGGGATGGGAAAAGCGCTGAAGATTATGTCCGGGAACTAGTGGGTATCCCTGAGAATTACCTGGTGGAATGTATTGTTGGGATCGGCTATCCGGGGGAGGGAAAGGAAGGGCACGACCGGGAGAGCCTGGATTGGGGAAAAGTGCATCGAAATACTTTTAGTGAACAGTGA